Proteins encoded together in one Pectinophora gossypiella chromosome 20, ilPecGoss1.1, whole genome shotgun sequence window:
- the LOC126376216 gene encoding protein I'm not dead yet isoform X2 has translation MSAIRNNPENGIGDEPRPRSSATIDQRIGLFFSIYWKSILVVLTPILLLPIPIIFEEPKYRCMYVVLIMATYWVLELLPLPVTSMLPIVLFPTMGILDSDKTTAAYMKETNIMFLGGLMIAAGVQHSKLPRRVALWTVQVVGCSHRRLNFGLTFVTMFISMWVSNAAATTMMVPIVEAILDVLEQQGLGEVYLNRKKTTENGKENGKQPEKTSEEEPPMPSDITICYYLSIAYASTLGGCGTLVGTATNSAFKGIFDSEFPEISGAVDFFWFMAYSTPPMLLMQLLVWVALQVTFMGMFRPKSEAARKVALASSGSQNTMKVIKERYRSLGPATFHEKASGMLFLLAVFLYIFRKPGFMPGWADVMTTMKVKDGVVSLFIVILMFILPMAMDFLKFFSASSSYEDLKATKPSQGIVTWNVLKEKVPWGLLFLLGGGFALAEGSKATGLSAMIGSSLVGLNGLNKYVVLLVVVLVTQFITEFTSNVAIANLILPVLANMARTFRLDPRLLMVPATLACSMAFHMPVGTPPNAIVAGVAHIPTSKMAIGGIGPKIITTLVVWGAYPTWGRLIFNEADVQPLWDNLVTASPSPMALLDSSTLPNLSSNLALSCNTTLNALTTTRRFNCSYPNSLTNALANYVQGKFVCDFLPLKS, from the exons atgtcTGCAATTCGTAACAACCCCGAGAATGGCATCGGCGACGAGCCTCg GCCCCGGTCTAGTGCCACCATCGACCAGAGAATAGGACTGTTCTTCTCCATCTATTGGAAGTCTATCCTGGTTGTCCTGACGCCCATTCTGCTGTTGCCTATACCTATCATATTTGAGGAGCCT AAATACCGATGCATGTACGTGGTCCTAATAATGGCGACATACTGGGTGTTAGAGTTGTTACCTCTGCCGGTGACATCCATGTTGCCAATCGTCCTATTCCCAACGATGGGCATCTTGGACTCGGACAAGACGACGGCTGCTTACATGAAGGAAACCAACATCATGTTCCTCGGAGGGCTGATGATAGCTGCTGGAGTGCAGCATTCGAAGCTGCCGAGGAGGGTGGCCTTGTGGACAGTGCAGGTGGTCGGATGCTCGCATAGGAG gtTGAATTTCGGGTTAACATTCGTAACGATGTTCATATCGATGTGGGTGTCCAACGCGGCTGCTACCACCATGATGGTACCCATCGTGGAGGCCATTCTGGATGTATTGGAACAACAGGGACTCGGCGAGGTCTACTTGAACAGGAAGAAGACAACTGAGAACGGCAAGGAGAACGGAAAACAGCCTGAAAAGACCAGCGAAGAAGA GCCCCCAATGCCGAGCGACATTACGATCTGCTACTACCTGAGCATCGCGTATGCGTCCACGCTGGGGGGCTGCGGGACCCTTGTAGGCACTGCCACCAACTCTGCCTTCAAGGGGATATTTGATTC GGAGTTCCCCGAGATATCTGGCGCGGTGGACTTCTTCTGGTTCATGGCGTACAGCACGCCCCCCATGCTGCTGATGCAGCTGCTGGTGTGGGTCGCGCTCCAGGTCACCTTCATGGGCATGTTCag GCCTAAGAGCGAGGCAGCTCGCAAGGTGGCTCTGGCCAGCTCGGGCTCCCAAAACACCATGAAGGTCATCAAAGAGCGCTACCGCAGTCTCGGACCCGCCACTTTCCATGAAAAG GCTTCCGGCATGTTGTTCCTGCTAGCTGTGTTCCTGTACATCTTCCGCAAGCCTGGCTTCATGCCGGGGTGGGCAGACGTTATGACCACCAT GAAAGTGAAGGACGGCGTAGTGTCTTTGTTCATCGTGATCCTCATGTTCATCCTGCCCATGGCCATGGATTTCCTCAAGTTCTTCTCCGCTTCTTCCTCAT ATGAGGACTTGAAAGCTACTAAGCCATCTCAAGGTATCGTGACATGGAATGTGCTCAAAGAGAAGGTGCCATGGGGTCTTCTGTTCCTACTGG GTGGAGGCTTCGCCCTGGCTGAAGGTAGCAAAGCGACAGGGCTGTCGGCGATGATCGGTTCGTCCCTTGTGGGGCTCAACGGGCTGAACAAATACGTGGTGCTGCTGGTGGTGGTGCTGGTGACGCAGTTCATCACGGAGTTCACCTCCAACGTCGCCATTGCCAACCTCATACTGCCTGTCTTGGCTAATATG GCCCGCACGTTCAGACTGGACCCGCGGCTGCTGATGGTGCCAGCCACCCTGGCGTGCTCCATGGCCTTCCACATGCCGGTGGGCACGCCACCCAACGCCATAGTCGCTGGCGTCGCGCACATACCCACCTCTAAGATG GCTATCGGCGGTATTGGTCCGAAGATAATCACGACGCTCGTCGTATGGGGCGCCTACCCCACTTGGGGGAGACTTATATTTAACGAGGCTGACGTCCAGCCCCTTTGGGACAACCTCGTCACAGCCAGCCCGTCACCCATGGCTCTGCTAGACAGCTCTACTCTTCCAAACTTAAGTAGCAACTTGGCCTTAAGTTGTAACACAACTTTAAACGCCTTAACAACGACTCGTAGGTTCAATTGCAGCTACCCTAACTCATTGACAAACGCATTAGCTAATTACGTGCAAGGGAAGTTTGTCTGCGACTTCTTGCCTCTGAAAAGTTAA
- the LOC126376216 gene encoding protein I'm not dead yet isoform X1 — translation MSAIRNNPENGIGDEPRGTTYFFSRPRSSATIDQRIGLFFSIYWKSILVVLTPILLLPIPIIFEEPKYRCMYVVLIMATYWVLELLPLPVTSMLPIVLFPTMGILDSDKTTAAYMKETNIMFLGGLMIAAGVQHSKLPRRVALWTVQVVGCSHRRLNFGLTFVTMFISMWVSNAAATTMMVPIVEAILDVLEQQGLGEVYLNRKKTTENGKENGKQPEKTSEEEPPMPSDITICYYLSIAYASTLGGCGTLVGTATNSAFKGIFDSEFPEISGAVDFFWFMAYSTPPMLLMQLLVWVALQVTFMGMFRPKSEAARKVALASSGSQNTMKVIKERYRSLGPATFHEKASGMLFLLAVFLYIFRKPGFMPGWADVMTTMKVKDGVVSLFIVILMFILPMAMDFLKFFSASSSYEDLKATKPSQGIVTWNVLKEKVPWGLLFLLGGGFALAEGSKATGLSAMIGSSLVGLNGLNKYVVLLVVVLVTQFITEFTSNVAIANLILPVLANMARTFRLDPRLLMVPATLACSMAFHMPVGTPPNAIVAGVAHIPTSKMAIGGIGPKIITTLVVWGAYPTWGRLIFNEADVQPLWDNLVTASPSPMALLDSSTLPNLSSNLALSCNTTLNALTTTRRFNCSYPNSLTNALANYVQGKFVCDFLPLKS, via the exons atgtcTGCAATTCGTAACAACCCCGAGAATGGCATCGGCGACGAGCCTCg CGGCACGACGTATTTCTTTTCCAGGCCCCGGTCTAGTGCCACCATCGACCAGAGAATAGGACTGTTCTTCTCCATCTATTGGAAGTCTATCCTGGTTGTCCTGACGCCCATTCTGCTGTTGCCTATACCTATCATATTTGAGGAGCCT AAATACCGATGCATGTACGTGGTCCTAATAATGGCGACATACTGGGTGTTAGAGTTGTTACCTCTGCCGGTGACATCCATGTTGCCAATCGTCCTATTCCCAACGATGGGCATCTTGGACTCGGACAAGACGACGGCTGCTTACATGAAGGAAACCAACATCATGTTCCTCGGAGGGCTGATGATAGCTGCTGGAGTGCAGCATTCGAAGCTGCCGAGGAGGGTGGCCTTGTGGACAGTGCAGGTGGTCGGATGCTCGCATAGGAG gtTGAATTTCGGGTTAACATTCGTAACGATGTTCATATCGATGTGGGTGTCCAACGCGGCTGCTACCACCATGATGGTACCCATCGTGGAGGCCATTCTGGATGTATTGGAACAACAGGGACTCGGCGAGGTCTACTTGAACAGGAAGAAGACAACTGAGAACGGCAAGGAGAACGGAAAACAGCCTGAAAAGACCAGCGAAGAAGA GCCCCCAATGCCGAGCGACATTACGATCTGCTACTACCTGAGCATCGCGTATGCGTCCACGCTGGGGGGCTGCGGGACCCTTGTAGGCACTGCCACCAACTCTGCCTTCAAGGGGATATTTGATTC GGAGTTCCCCGAGATATCTGGCGCGGTGGACTTCTTCTGGTTCATGGCGTACAGCACGCCCCCCATGCTGCTGATGCAGCTGCTGGTGTGGGTCGCGCTCCAGGTCACCTTCATGGGCATGTTCag GCCTAAGAGCGAGGCAGCTCGCAAGGTGGCTCTGGCCAGCTCGGGCTCCCAAAACACCATGAAGGTCATCAAAGAGCGCTACCGCAGTCTCGGACCCGCCACTTTCCATGAAAAG GCTTCCGGCATGTTGTTCCTGCTAGCTGTGTTCCTGTACATCTTCCGCAAGCCTGGCTTCATGCCGGGGTGGGCAGACGTTATGACCACCAT GAAAGTGAAGGACGGCGTAGTGTCTTTGTTCATCGTGATCCTCATGTTCATCCTGCCCATGGCCATGGATTTCCTCAAGTTCTTCTCCGCTTCTTCCTCAT ATGAGGACTTGAAAGCTACTAAGCCATCTCAAGGTATCGTGACATGGAATGTGCTCAAAGAGAAGGTGCCATGGGGTCTTCTGTTCCTACTGG GTGGAGGCTTCGCCCTGGCTGAAGGTAGCAAAGCGACAGGGCTGTCGGCGATGATCGGTTCGTCCCTTGTGGGGCTCAACGGGCTGAACAAATACGTGGTGCTGCTGGTGGTGGTGCTGGTGACGCAGTTCATCACGGAGTTCACCTCCAACGTCGCCATTGCCAACCTCATACTGCCTGTCTTGGCTAATATG GCCCGCACGTTCAGACTGGACCCGCGGCTGCTGATGGTGCCAGCCACCCTGGCGTGCTCCATGGCCTTCCACATGCCGGTGGGCACGCCACCCAACGCCATAGTCGCTGGCGTCGCGCACATACCCACCTCTAAGATG GCTATCGGCGGTATTGGTCCGAAGATAATCACGACGCTCGTCGTATGGGGCGCCTACCCCACTTGGGGGAGACTTATATTTAACGAGGCTGACGTCCAGCCCCTTTGGGACAACCTCGTCACAGCCAGCCCGTCACCCATGGCTCTGCTAGACAGCTCTACTCTTCCAAACTTAAGTAGCAACTTGGCCTTAAGTTGTAACACAACTTTAAACGCCTTAACAACGACTCGTAGGTTCAATTGCAGCTACCCTAACTCATTGACAAACGCATTAGCTAATTACGTGCAAGGGAAGTTTGTCTGCGACTTCTTGCCTCTGAAAAGTTAA